Proteins encoded within one genomic window of Flavobacterium gilvum:
- a CDS encoding tetratricopeptide repeat protein, protein MKNIFYILLLTTQVFFGQSGFKKGNDLYQNAKYAEAAQAYEAVLEGNQESAELYFNLGNCYYKLHQIAPAIYNYEKALVLDPSNREALNNIKFVQKQTIDEIKVVPKVGFAKLLRDFTGIYPFDTWAWISIGFAFLFLSFFMGYYFYQTVTVKRIFFVGMFVILLFLLMSVSAAFFEKSHYDHERPAIVFAESAEVRSEPQKGSSTTFVLHAGTKVYVDETLGNWKKIQLTDGTEGWIDRLAIKEVKD, encoded by the coding sequence ATGAAAAATATTTTTTACATACTATTATTAACCACACAGGTTTTCTTTGGGCAATCTGGTTTCAAAAAAGGAAACGATTTGTACCAAAATGCAAAATACGCCGAAGCAGCCCAAGCGTATGAAGCTGTTTTGGAAGGCAACCAAGAATCGGCTGAATTGTATTTTAATTTAGGAAATTGTTATTATAAGTTACATCAAATTGCTCCGGCAATCTATAATTATGAAAAGGCTTTGGTTTTGGATCCTTCCAATAGAGAAGCTTTGAACAATATAAAATTTGTCCAAAAACAAACGATAGATGAAATCAAAGTGGTTCCAAAAGTAGGTTTTGCAAAACTGCTTCGGGATTTTACAGGAATCTATCCCTTCGACACTTGGGCATGGATTTCTATTGGGTTTGCATTTTTGTTTCTGTCGTTCTTTATGGGATATTATTTTTATCAGACAGTAACCGTAAAAAGGATTTTCTTCGTGGGAATGTTTGTCATATTATTGTTTCTTTTAATGAGCGTTTCGGCAGCTTTTTTCGAAAAAAGCCATTATGACCACGAAAGACCAGCTATTGTTTTTGCCGAATCTGCCGAGGTAAGAAGCGAACCGCAAAAAGGAAGTTCTACGACTTTTGTCCTTCATGCGGGAACCAAAGTATATGTGGACGAAACATTAGGAAATTGGAAAAAAATTCAATTGACCGATGGAACCGAAGGTTGGATAGATAGACTGGCGATTAAAGAAGTGAAGGATTAG
- a CDS encoding CvpA family protein encodes MSFFDIIIGGFLCYSLYKGIRNGLFVELAGFVSLILGIYVAIKFSDVLRDVLSGWLHWNPYTIQVFAFILTFIVVVIGIYLMGKFLTGLADFAFLGWMNTLGGGLFRVLKTVLIISVFFTIFEKINYHNFLAKKETLDNSIFFNPIQKTAGFIFPSIEKWYDKARK; translated from the coding sequence ATGAGCTTTTTTGATATTATCATTGGTGGATTCCTTTGTTATTCTTTATATAAAGGAATTCGCAACGGACTTTTTGTAGAATTGGCCGGCTTTGTTTCTCTAATTTTAGGAATTTACGTTGCCATAAAATTTTCGGATGTTTTAAGAGATGTTTTATCGGGTTGGCTACATTGGAATCCTTACACTATTCAGGTATTTGCTTTTATCCTAACTTTCATAGTGGTGGTTATCGGAATTTATCTGATGGGAAAATTCCTGACCGGATTGGCCGATTTTGCCTTTTTGGGTTGGATGAACACTCTTGGCGGCGGTTTATTCAGGGTGTTAAAAACCGTGCTAATCATCAGTGTGTTTTTTACGATTTTTGAAAAAATCAACTACCATAATTTTTTGGCAAAAAAAGAAACGCTGGATAATTCCATTTTCTTTAACCCTATTCAAAAAACTGCTGGCTTTATTTTTCCGTCTATTGAAAAATGGTATGATAAAGCGAGGAAGTAG